DNA sequence from the Oryza brachyantha chromosome 5, ObraRS2, whole genome shotgun sequence genome:
CCTGAAGTTGCCACCATATGCTGTCCTTCTACTGCTGAAAGGCGCCCTGCCACCCGGGAGTTGGCAGCAAAGCAAACCAACATGGCTGTCCCGTATCGACTATCTACACCCAACAGGCGTTCTATGACCAAAGAGTTGGCACCAGTGCATTCAAGCTTTGGTACCCCATGTCGACCTTCTACAGCTGAAAGACGCCCAATAACCAGAGGGATTGCACTGGTGCCTCCTAGCATTGCTACCACACATCGACCTTCCACTGCTGAGAGGTGCCCTAccataaaacaaatgacacAAAAGCATGTTGGTAATACCACCCCATCTCGGCCATCTACTGCTGAAAGGCGACCTGTCACCAGAGAGCCTGCACAAAAACATGCTCATGTTGCTACCTTGCATCGACCTTCTACTGCCGATAGGCGCCCTATCACCAGAGAGACTGCACAGAAGCATGCTAGTGTTGTTGCACTGCATCGACCTTCTACTGCTGAGAGACGATCTTTTGCTAGAGATATTGCACCAAAGCATGCTGATGTCACTCCTGCACGCCGGCCATCTACTTCTGAAAGACGCCCTGCCATCAGAGATACTGCACTGAAGCATAGTAATTTTGCTGGCTCATGTTGGCCTTTGACTCCTGAAAGGCACATCAGTAGGGGAAGTGCACCGATTCACGCTGACGTTGGCACCACCCCACACCGCCCATCTACTGGAGAAAGGCGCCCTATTGCCAAAGAGATTATGCCAAAATTGGATGGGAAAACACCTATCAAGTTGAGAGGCATGCGGGCTAATCCAAAAGATGTCATGGCTACAATAGTACGTTCCTACCCCTCTTATCAGAAGAACACAACAAAGATTGTATtgtagaaacaaaataattcttattatctaaaaaatgtgGAGAGCAAGACACATCAAAGTTTCTCATACTGAATTTCTTATATCCATTTCGTTTTTCATGCAGGTCACTCCCCAGAAGGCAATTGCTCAAAAGCTTGTTAAGAGTAGCAAGACAGAAATGAAAAGGTATTACTTTTGCAAAAGTATTCAGAGATGCTTAAACTATTACTTCTGCACTGGACATTTTAACAGCCTTTTGTAACATCTGGCAGCTGTGCTAAAGAAAGGACGGAACTTCAAGTAGTTGGGAAACACAAAGCAAGGTGCTACTTCTACTAAGGAGCTTGAATgcctttttttgtttcaaaattaatataaatactaTTTGTCTAATACACCTTATCGTTTTCTTCAGTTCTGTTAACCTCCCCCCAAGGGAAATGACTTCAAATGTTAGAGCCAATAGAGTCCTAGAAAACTTCAGAAAGCTAAACAAGGAGGTGACATGCCCTgagcttatttttatttcatgctGTTTGTCTAAATTAATTCATTAAGTACTGTAGTGACATATGCAGTGCTGGTGTCCTTGGTCATTTATTGCTGTCTGCTGCCTTTTGCAACTAGGTTAATTACATGATGCGTGTTCTCTGCATCCTTGATGCTCCCACAGTTTGTTTCCATAGGGAAATATATAGGGAAATTTAACAATAcaatatgaaaaaatgaaaagggtGGCTTATATTTAAAGGTGTTCCAGTGTGTTGTTCCAGCTTATACTGAAATCTTGCACTGCACTTCACAGTCGCTGTACTATAGGGCCATAAGCTAACCCGTCCCTCAGAATTCTAAAAGTTATCTTATGGGAGACAAACTGCAACTCAACTGAGAGAGTAAAACTCGTACAACAACACAcacttttgaattttaatttgcTGATAATGATGAGTCTTTTTTCAGAGTATTCAGGAGACAGTGCGATCCCAAACATCTGCACCAAAGACTGCAACTCCTTCACAGACTAGAACTATAAAAACGAGGGCTCCCAATGTATTGACTTCTGACTCGAACTACTTCTCAGTAACAATAATTGGAATTCATTCATGATTTGTTGCAtaacttttcatgtttgtaccttgaagttttatttaaacttttcGCTTCCTTGATTCTGcagccacctccgcctcctcccccgctGCGGCGACCTTCTCAGATATCCAGCAAGGCAAACGCAAATAATTTGTCTGTTGGTGGAAGGAAGCCCAagtaagcatttttttttatcatgccTCATAAATCTGAAATTGCATTTTTGGATGATCATATTAAAATACCAACTCACAGTAAGCTTCTTTGCGCAACATTTGTGAACTGTAACCTAAAAATGGTATTCT
Encoded proteins:
- the LOC102709365 gene encoding proteoglycan 4-like, whose product is MATEVTQNYFAWSQEESPVQDSSQGAPQVFDHGSISFGRFDLESLAWEKWSVFANDRRHEEFGKFNGLVAKKKAYFEEYFKRIRELKALQQQNQQTELNLEYSGDGSDSSQTGEDVPTADQGSPSGSGALLDSIVQTEVQTIFEHDLECYDDNDKEMLDKDTSPSVGGMRQIGQQFRESASCDNDSDRLVDVLQQNTNCGRDDLRMPSESTMTPKRTFKKNSQVGQAAKIMPKTVKMTSSDTPGHAVVNKGSDSGKSSVVNRRVKTETIQSLQRQKSATSNVIVGTIGRSKPVVKDVPGVMGIRRPSSPALQRPSTRERRPATRDGSRKPPEVATICCPSTAERRPATRELAAKQTNMAVPYRLSTPNRRSMTKELAPVHSSFGTPCRPSTAERRPITRGIALVPPSIATTHRPSTAERCPTIKQMTQKHVGNTTPSRPSTAERRPVTREPAQKHAHVATLHRPSTADRRPITRETAQKHASVVALHRPSTAERRSFARDIAPKHADVTPARRPSTSERRPAIRDTALKHSNFAGSCWPLTPERHISRGSAPIHADVGTTPHRPSTGERRPIAKEIMPKLDGKTPIKLRGMRANPKDVMATIVTPQKAIAQKLVKSSKTEMKSCAKERTELQVVGKHKASSVNLPPREMTSNVRANRVLENFRKLNKESIQETVRSQTSAPKTATPSQTRTIKTRAPNPPPPPPPLRRPSQISSKANANNLSVGGRKPKAPTPHWH